One genomic region from Reichenbachiella ulvae encodes:
- a CDS encoding glucuronyl esterase domain-containing protein has protein sequence MNKYILLIGLLGTGIFAHTQRLSQAQRDSIYQLTVADFEQMKEQLGISIPNRPGPSGDPSAPNAANSDESKVRSYDLPDPLRFDNGKPVQSSKEWWSKRRPEIVEHFDREIYGRVPKNVPSVTWQVLSEKDTTIGSWPIVEKRLKGVVDNSSYPDLSVEIELLIATPASATEKVPLVLEFGFINWPFGPRPDQSASILSSNEPGWKEQLISRGWGYAIIVPHSIQADNGAGLRAGIIGLTNQGKTRTPEQWGALRAWAWGASRAMDYFEVDDDIDAKRVAIEGLSRYGKAAAVTLAYDDRFSIGFIGSSGAGGLKILRRNFGESVENLASSGEYHWFCGNFIKYASTHTADDLPVDAHQLVALCAPRPVFISLGSPVVEGNWIDAKGNFLAGVHAGPVYELLGKKGLSNNSFPPLGTAMTEGDIAYRQHAGGHTTGPNWSTWIAWACRYWGDCGF, from the coding sequence ATGAACAAATACATTCTATTGATCGGTCTGCTAGGTACTGGCATATTCGCTCATACTCAAAGGCTATCGCAAGCACAAAGAGACAGCATTTATCAATTGACAGTGGCGGATTTCGAACAGATGAAGGAGCAACTGGGCATCAGCATCCCCAACCGACCCGGACCATCCGGAGACCCCAGCGCACCCAATGCCGCCAATAGCGACGAAAGCAAGGTGCGCAGCTATGACTTGCCCGATCCATTGCGCTTTGACAATGGGAAGCCCGTGCAATCCTCTAAAGAATGGTGGAGCAAAAGGCGGCCCGAAATAGTCGAACATTTTGATCGTGAGATCTATGGACGCGTGCCAAAGAACGTCCCTTCGGTCACCTGGCAGGTGCTGTCCGAAAAGGACACGACCATAGGCTCATGGCCCATCGTAGAAAAGCGCCTGAAGGGGGTAGTGGACAACTCTTCTTATCCAGACCTGTCGGTTGAGATAGAACTGTTGATTGCCACGCCTGCCTCCGCCACGGAAAAGGTCCCTCTGGTTCTGGAGTTTGGATTCATCAACTGGCCCTTTGGCCCCAGACCTGATCAAAGCGCCTCTATCTTGAGCTCCAACGAACCGGGATGGAAAGAACAATTGATCTCTCGAGGATGGGGCTATGCGATCATCGTGCCACACAGCATCCAGGCCGACAATGGAGCCGGGCTAAGAGCAGGCATCATTGGCCTGACCAATCAGGGCAAAACCAGAACACCCGAGCAATGGGGTGCACTCCGTGCCTGGGCCTGGGGCGCGAGCCGAGCCATGGATTACTTCGAGGTGGACGATGACATAGATGCCAAGCGAGTGGCCATAGAAGGCCTCTCCAGATATGGAAAAGCTGCCGCAGTGACACTGGCCTATGACGACCGCTTTTCGATTGGATTTATTGGATCGTCCGGTGCGGGAGGATTAAAAATTCTTAGAAGGAACTTTGGCGAAAGCGTAGAGAACCTGGCCTCCTCTGGAGAATATCACTGGTTCTGCGGCAATTTTATCAAATATGCCTCTACACATACCGCTGACGACCTTCCAGTAGATGCGCACCAGTTGGTAGCGCTCTGTGCGCCGCGTCCTGTATTTATCAGTCTGGGATCCCCCGTAGTAGAAGGCAATTGGATCGATGCGAAAGGCAATTTTCTGGCGGGCGTCCATGCCGGGCCGGTGTACGAATTGCTAGGCAAGAAAGGCCTATCCAACAACAGCTTCCCTCCTCTCGGCACGGCCATGACGGAGGGCGACATTGCCTACAGACAGCACGCCGGAGGACATACCACCGGCCCCAACTGGAGCACCTGGATCGCCTGGGCTTGTCGCTACTGGGGTGATTGTGGATTTTGA